The Thalassomonas actiniarum genome contains the following window.
GATAAGGGAATTGCTCGGCAGTTTTCTGTCTGCAACTGAGTGTGAGCAGTACTTGTCAAAATGGCTGAGTAAGTATGTTTCAAATGTTTCTTCAGGCAATGATGAAACCCTGGCGAAATATCCGCTGCGAAGTGCCAAGGTCAAGGTCAGGGAAGCGAAAACCTCGCCGGGAGAATATGTCTGTGAGGTGTCGCTGCAACCTCAGTATCAGTTTGATATGTTTGCCGGGCAAATTATGCTGACCACAGATTTGGCGGAGTCTGCCTGATGGTTTTTATCCGCACCTTTATCAAAGACCACCAGGGGGGCGAAGACAGCCCTTTACTGAGGTCGATTAAATATAATTTAAAGCAGCTGCTTGAAAGCGAAGCGCCGTTGATGGTGCTGGACCGGGATCTTAAGGCCTGCCAGCATTCTATCCTGGCTTATGGGGTCGAGGACATCCAAAGCCTGAATTACCAGCTGGGTAAAGGCATTTTTATTACCCGGATCAAACAGCTGATCCACGATTTTGAACAAAGAATAGAAAACCTGGAAATCACTATCCTGACCAACGAAGAAAAACAAAATGCCATACGTTTTATCATTGCCGGCGATTTGGTTAACGGCCAGGAATTCCAGCTCAATAGCCTGCTTAATATCAGTGATTTTAGTATCACGCTGGAGGATGAACTTGTCTGAGTTGTTGACACTATCAACAGATAAGCATGGAGAATACACTTGTCTGAATCTCTTATAAATCATCGTTATTTGCAAGAGGAATATCCTTATTTGCCAGAGCGAATGAGTATGCCGTGCATGGAGAATCGATTTGTCTGAATTGCTAAACCGCTATTTCGAACGTGAGTTGGCGCTGGTCAGGCGCTCCGGTGATAAGTTTAAAGCCCGGCATTCGGCTGCGGGCAGCAGTATGCACCTGAATGAAAAGCGCTATGAAGATCCCAACATCACCCGCCTGCTGGAGTCGGTGGCGCTGTTAAGTGCGAAAAATGAAATGAAGCTGGATCAACAGCTGCCGCATTTATCCAATGCCTTGTGCTCGGTCTTATATCCTTCTTTTAACCAGTTATTGCCTTCGGTGATGAGTGTCAGTTTCGACGGCGAAGAAGAATTTGTTGAAAATATTCAGTTGAAGAAGGGAGAAGCCTTTAGTGTCCGTAATGACAAGGGCCAGCCCTGTCAGTTCCGACTGTGCAATGATACCTTGCTTTCTCCCCTTACTTTGCAAGAGGTTTCCGCCCGTTTTGCGCCTTTTCCTTTTGATTTGCCTGTGGCCCATGATGCCAATGCCGTGATCCAGTTGACCCTGGAAGCCAATGATGCCGAAGCTGTGATGGCAGAGCTGGCGCCGGAGAATTTAAGTCTTTATTTACATGGGTTCGGCCAGGGGGCGGCTGGCTTAATTGAATTGCTGCTGTCCCAGTTGACCTTGATCTCTGTCTCAGACGAGCACTTTACCGAGATGCAGCTGCTGCCGGTGGAGAGCTTTAAACCCAGGTGCATAGATGAAGACTTTTCGGTATTAACGCGTCAGGGCAATGAATTTTCCGCCTACCAGATGATGCTGGAGTATTTTAATTACTCGGAAAAAAGGAAATACTTCCATATCCGGGACTTTAAATCAGCCTGTCAGGGGATCAGCGGTAATAAACTGGTGCTGAACCTGTTTGTCAAAGATATTCCGACGGAATATATCGGCTTGTTTGATACCAGTGTCTTTAAGCTTAACACCGCATTAGTGATCAATCAGTTTACCAACCGCGCCGAGCCGATACATTACAACCATAAGCAATTATCCGCACCTCTGGTAGCGGATGCCGTCAACCATAACGCCGATATCGATATTATTTCCATCGAGAGCGTTAGCGAAGTAAAACCCGATGGCGAATACCCGCTGCAGCCGTTATTTGCCAAGCGTTATTTTGATGAAAATAACGGCCTGCTCTGGTTCAGTGAAAGCCATGTGAACGATAAAAAAAAGTTCCAGCATCACCTGGTGCTCAGTTTTGAACAGGCAGCTGCACATCAGCTGCAAAACGGCCATGAGCACCTGTTAACGGCGCAATTAAACTGCTGTAACGGCCGGGCACCCTGTTCTATCAATGCCGGCAGTGTGATGAAGTTATCCGGCGCACTGGAGTTGCCGGGTAAACTCATCAGCCATAATATTCCCACCGTGCCTTATTATCCCAATGAATCCCAGGCTATACACTGGAAGCTGGTGGAACTGTTAACCACTAATTTCAGCGCACTGATCAACAGCGATAATCCGACGGAGAAACTCAGAAACCTGTTATCGGTTTTCAGCCGCTCTTCCCAGCAGCAGGTATTAACCAGTTCGATCCAAAAGGTGTCTTACCAGAAAAAAGTGGCCCGTTTGTATATCGACGGGGTCAATATTTTTACCTCCGGCACTTTAGTGAGCCTGGATATTTCGGTATTTGACAAGAAAAACTCCATGAATATCTGGCTGTTTACCCATTTGCTCAATCAGTTTTTTGCCGCTTTCTGCAGTTTTGACCGTTTTGTTGAGCTGGAGGTTAAGCTGTTAACGGGCAAAGGGCCGCGGGTGATCCATTTTGAAAAATATCATGGTAGCGGCCAATGTCTATAGTGCAGCAGGCGTTAAGCAGGCCTGAGCAGTTTGATCTGGTGCAGCTTATCCGCATCATCAACCGCTATACCCAAACGGCGCAGCAGCCGTTTGAGCTGGTGCTTGAAGCCGATCCCATGCCCAACAACCGCTACGCCAGCATCAGTGATTTTAGTGTGTCCGGCAGCCAGGCGAAGATCACCAGCTGTGAAACTTCCCTGAGCTCCGGCAATGCCGTGGTGCCGGTTTATATCTATGAAGAACTGCTTAAGGCATTTCACAATGAAGAATATGCCTTATATGACTTTCTCAATATTTTTAACGACAGGTATTTCCACCTTTATGCCCGCACGGTGGAAAAGTCCTATTTACTGCTGACGGAAGAAAGCGATCGTTTTTTTGCCCGCGATCGTCATAATGCCACCCGGCAGCAGGAGCAATTGGTGGACTGTATTGCCGCCTTAAGCGGGCTACCCGCCGGCGAGCAAACAAAAAAATGGCTCGGCTATGGCCTGATGCTGGGTATGCCGAACCGCTCCCGCCATCAGTTGCAGCAAGTATTGCAGGATTATTTTGCCTTAACCCTGTCGGTGCGCAGTAAAGCCCTGAGCAAACACCAGTTAACGGAAGAAAGCTGGACCCGTATCGGCGGCGCCAAACCGCAGAATAACCAGTTGGGGCAGGGGTTCTTATTGGGGCAGAGGTGTTACCTGGCGCAGCAGCGGCTGATCATCACCATAGAGCCGGAAAATGCCAATCAACTGGCGCAGTTGTACCAGGATAATCTCTGGTACCTGGAAATGGCGGATATGGCCCGTTGTTATCTGCGGGATAAAACCGAAATAGAAATTTATTTAAAAGCACCGGATAACTGGTTTAAACGTATGGCCCTGAGTCCTGTACCGGGGGAAAGTGTCCGCTTGGGCATGGGGTTCCATATAAAAAGTTCACAGCAACACCATGCTGTTGTTTATTTGATTCACCTAGTAAAGGATTAATTTTATGCCACAGGTAAACTTAACCAATTTAATTGCCAAACTCGATCCTGCCGCTAAGCGGGCATTGGAAATGGCCGCCGGCGATGCCATGAACAGCCACTGTCCGGCGATAGAAATTGAGCATTGGTTAATCCAGTTAGTCTATAAACCCGACGCCGAGCTGAGCCAGTTCCTCCAGAGCCAGAATATTACCCCGGATCAGCTGGTGGCGGAGTTGTCCGCCAAGCTGGAAAAACTCAGCAAAGGTTTTGAAGGTCAGCCGACCTTAAGCGGCGATTTAACCGAGTTGGTGAAAAATGCCTGGCTGACGGCCACGGTCGATTTTGGCCATAGCCAGCTGACGCCTTTGCATCTGTTGTTGGCGAGCCAGCAAAAGAATGATTTCGGTGCGACCATCATGCCGTTAAAAGCCCTGGAAAATTATTCCGAGTCGGCATTAAAGGCGCAAATTTCAAAATTAAAAGTGGCCTCGGGCAGCGGCACGGTTGCCGGCCCTGCGACTGCCGGCGCCGTCTCCGGCGATGCCCTGGACAAATATACCTCCAACCTAACCGAGCTGGCGCGTAACGGCCAGTTGGATCAGGTACTGGGACGTAACCAGGAAGTACGTACCGCGATTGATATCTTATGCCGCAAGCGGCAAAACAACCCTATCTTGGTGGGTGAACCCGGGGTCGGTAAAACCGCAGTGGCGGAAGGCCTGGCGATACGCATTGCCTCCGGGGAAGTGCCGGCGGTGATCCGCGACGTAGAGATTCACAGCCTGGATCTGGGTCTGCTGCAGGCGGGCGCCAGTGTCAAAGGGGAATTTGAAAACCGCCTCAAAGACGTCATCAATGAAGTGAAAAACTCGGAAAAGCCGATCATTGTCTTTATTGACGAAGCCCATACCCTGATCGGTGCCGGCGGCGCCGAAGGGCAGAATGATGCCGCCAACCTGCTGAAACCGGCGCTGGCCCGCGGCGAGTTCCGCACGGTTGCCGCAACGACCTGGGCGGAATATAAGAAATATTTTGAAAAAGACCCGGCGCTGACCCGCCGCTTCCAGGTGGTGAAAGTGGAAGAGCCGGGGGCGGAAGACGCCATCCAGATGCTCAGGGGCGTAGCAGAATCGCTGAAAAAACATCATAAGGTCTATATCCGCGAATCTGCGGTGGCGGCAGCGGTGAATCTTTCTATCCGTTACCTGCCGGCACGTATGTTGCCGGATAAAGCCATCAGTTTGCTTGATACCAGCTGTGCCCGTATCGCCCTGACCCAGGGAGCCAAACCCGAGCCGATCGAGTCGCTTGAGCAGCAGCTGATGTACCTGAACAATGAGCTGGAAGTGATGGGACGGGAAAATGCCATTTTTGACAATGCCGACTTTGAACTGGAAAAGCTTAAAGACACCATAACCGATACTGAAACTCAGTTAACCGCCTTAAACGAGCGCTGGCAGAAAGAGCTGGAGCTGGTGGATGAAGTGATCGCACTGCAAGGCGAGGTCAGTGATAATCTTGATAATGACAACCAGGACAGCGAGAAGCATAGCTTGCTCAACAACAAATTGTCTGCGCTTGAAGCCTTGCAGGCGGGAGAGCCGCTGGTCAATGCCATGGTCGATGATATTACCATCGCCCAGGTGGTTGCCGCCTGGACCGGCATTCCTGTGGGCAACATGTTACACGATGAAGTGAAGAAGTTGCTGACCATAGAAGACGAACTGCATAAGCGGGTGATCGGCCAAAGCGCCGCCATCAGCGAGCTGGCCAAGAGCATCCGGATTTCCCGCGCCGGGCTGACCGATAGCCGTAAACCTATCGGCGTCTTCCTGATGTGCGGTCCGAGCGGGGTCGGTAAAACCGAAACCGCGGTTGCTCTGACCGATTTATTGTACGGCGGCAGCAATGATATGACCGTCATCAATATGACGGAATTCAAGGAAGAGCATAAGATTTCCATGCTGTTAGGGGCGCCGGCGGGTTATGTCGGTTTCGGTAAGGGCGGGGTACTGACCGAAGCGGTCAGGCGTAATCCTTATTCTGTGTTGCTGCTTGATGAAATGGAAAAGGCCCATCCGGGTGTACATGATCTTTTTTATCAGATCTTTGATAAGGGCAGCATCCAGGACAGTGAAGGCCGCAGCGTCGATTTTCGCAATACCATTATTATCATGACCTCCAATGCTGCCGACCAGGCCATTTGCGATGTCTGCGACCAGGAACCTGAACGCTTGCCTAACGAAGAGCTGGTCACCCGGATACGTCCGGCGTTGCAGCAGTACTTTAAACCGGCGTTCCTTGGCCGTGCCACTGTGGTGCCTTATTATCCGCTGAATAACGAAGAGTTAAGCAAAATTTGTGATATCGCCCTTAACCGCATCCGCAAAAAACTGGCGGAGCAATATAAGGCGAGCTTCAGCTATGACGAAAATTTTGTGCAATATGTCATCAGCAAAAACAGCGATCCGACTACCGGAGCCCGGGGTATAGAGCAAATTATCAACCGCTCGCTGATGCCGCGCCTGGCGGAGCAGTGCATTACCTTGCTCAGTGAAGGCAAAGCCATTAACTCGGTGGAAGTTAGCTGCTCTGATGTCGACGACTTTGAAGTGATAATCAACTAGTTGAGAAAACTATGGCCCAAAAAATATTTTTTAACATGTTAAAATTTATCCCCCTGTTGTTATGGCTGCACTCCCAGATGGCATGGGGGGTTGGGCCTGACAGGTTAATGCTGAGCACCCAGGAGTGGCCGCCATACCAGAGTTATTCTGAAGATCAGATTTCCGGACTGGCGGTAAGTCGGGTAAAATGCGTGCTCAGGCAAATGGAGCAGCCGTATCAGCTGACCATGACCAATTGGGCCAAGGCGCAGCTGAACGTGCAAAACGGCGTTCAGCACGGTTTTTTTATTACCGAAAAAACGCCGGAGCGTGACCGTTATGCGGTATTCTCCAAGCCGATGATCAGCCATCACTGGTATTGGTATTATTCCAATGCCTTAACGGATACCAGTATTTCGGATATTAATAAGCTGAAATGGAAGGTCAGCGCCAAGTTTGGCTCGCAAAAATGGTTTTACCTGCATAACAATGGTTATGACGTGGTTAAAAAGCCCCGTAATATGAAAAACTTACTGGATATGTTGTTACATAACGAAGTAGATGCCATTTTAGTGGACGAGCTGGCGATGCAAGTAGAATTAAAACGTAAGGGCATGACCCCCAACAGTTTTCGCAACCGCTTGGTGGCCACTAAACCTATGGGGGTCTATTTTAACAAACGCTTTGTCAATCGTTACCCCGGGTTTATGGAAGAATTTAACCAGGCGGTTGGCAGCTGCTCAGAACAATAATAATTATGGCAATTACAATACAACTGACAGAAGTCCCTGAAAACGAACAGGTCCCGAGCCGGGTCTTTACCGTGCCCAAAACCGGCGGGGACTTTGGTAGCGCCTTTGATTGCGTATTACAACTGCCGGACCGTACCGGTAAAGTGGCGCCGAAACACGGGCTCTTCATCCCGGGGAAAAACGGCATTTCGCTGGCGGCAGTAAACGGCCATGCCCTTAAGGTTAACGGCAAGGCATTGGCGTCCGGCAGGAATATCAAACTTGAAGACGGTTTGATGATTGAGGTCGCGGATTATATGTTGCTGGTCAGTGAGCCCCTGGAGCAGCTAAACGGGCAGGCAGAAGATGACGCCAATTCTGAACCTGTGGCGGCGAAGCAGGCAGATGTACATTTTTCCCTTGATGATGACTGGGATAACGATTTGGATCTAGTGATGGCAGACGACAACAAACAAACCCAGGTGGGACAAGAAGAACAGGCGCACTTTGCCTTTAACGGTGTGCTGGTGGATGATCCCTTTGATGAAGATCCCTTTGCCGATGCCGAACTGAGTCTGCAGGGGGAAAGCGACAGTTTAGTTTTTGAAGAAAGTGAGCCCGAGCCGAAAGTGGAAAGGGTGGCGCAGCCGGACGAAACTGCAGATTTAGTGCTGCAACCCCTGGGGGAAGCACCTGCCAATGGGCAGGTGGATCGCCTGATGGCCTTACTGGAATCCCAGGTGGCCAGTGCCAATGAGCAACAAAGCCGTTTGCAGCTGGCCCTGGATAAAACCCTGGACATTTTTCTTGAGGAGTTTTCACCCCTGCACCTGGAAGAAGGTTACAGTGATTTTGCCACGCCGCTGTTCACGCAAAAAGAAGCGCAATACTGGCGCCAGTACCGTAAGTCTTTTAACCGGCGCTTAAACAAAGGGGAATACCACCGTTTGTTTAAGGCTATCCTGCTGGAAAATATGCAGGGAGATATGAAAGATAATATGCAGGATTCTATGCAAAAAAGCAGGTCTAATAATATGCAGGGAAACAAAAGTTAATGTTCAGGAAAACCTTATCTTCTTATGTTGCTTTAACCTTTGGTTTACTGGCGGCGGTCGTTTTGACCAGCGGTTGCAGTTCCATGTTTGGCTCGGACGAACCCGAAGTGGTGACTTATCCGCTGAACATAGTTGCCGGGGACGATATCAATCCGTCTGATTTGAGTCCGGCGAATCCGGTGATCCTGCACTTGTATCAGCTGAACAATTTGGAGCCGTTTCAAAGTGCGGAAGTGATCGACTTATACCAGCAGGATGCGACGTTACTGGCCGACAGCCTGGTTCATAAAACCTCTTTAGCCAGTGTCTTGCCGAAAGAAAACCGCAAGCTGGATGTCAATATTTTACCCGGCACCAAATATTTAGCCGTTTTTGCCGAGTTTGCCAGTTATGGCCAGGCGAAAACCCGGGCCTGGGTTGATGTCAGTAATTTAGAAGATGATGACATCGAAGGTTTTACCGTGGCGATAAATTTGCTGACTTTAAATATACAGGCAATTGAAGACTCGGGTTGGTGGTAATTTAAACCCGACTTAGGCGGTTTTTGTCCGGCATGGTGTGAATGCCGCTTTGATAAATTTTTTACAAGTAATGTGATAATTAAGAATAATATTGGAGAAATACTTTGGAGCAATTAAAACAGGTTGTCTGGAAAGAAGGGATCTTTATTTCTCCGCAACATTTTCAGCAACAGGCGCTGCATTTCAAATCTTATATTCATAATTACGCCAGTACCGTCGGTTATACCAACCATTACGGCCTGGGGGATATCACGGTGAATACCGACTTGTTGAAGATCGGCAAAATTGCCATAACCTCCTGTTTTGGTTTGTTTCCCGACGGTCATTATTTTCACCTCGATGAAGAAATTGTCCTGGATGTGCCTCAGGATGCGGTGAAGAAAACCGTTTATTTGCTGTTGCCGCTGGCACTGCAGGGGGCTTTGGCCTACGGCCAGGAAAGTGCCCAGGCCAGCCGTTATTTGTGCCAGACCATGACCAGTTACAATAACACTTCCAGTGAAAGCGACAGCCTGGAAATCGAAGTGGCCCGGGATAATATTGGCTTAAGCATAGGCAAAAGCGATATGAGCGGTTTTGTTTCTTTCCCGATAGCCCGCATCCTGGAAACCCGGGAAACCGGTGAAGTGGTGTTCGACAGCAGTTTTGTACCCGCCTGTATCCATTTTCAGGCCTCGGTTTACCTGTCGGACAAGGTGAAAATGCTGCAGAGTTTATTGCAGAACCGGGCGGAAGAAGTGCATAAACGTATTGCCCTGGGACAGGAAAACAAAAGCGAGCAGACCCTGTATAAAGATTATTTATGGCTGCAAACCCTTAACCGCTGGTTACCCTGGGCCGAGTGGATCCAGCATGATATGCAGTATCCTACCCACCAGTTATACCGGGATTTAACCACCTTATCGGCGGATCTGGCGGCCTTGATGCCGAGATTGCCGGAAGCTTTTAAACCTTTGCAGTATGATCAGCTCTATCAGGTGTTCAGTCCTATTTTTCTGATGCTGAGAAATCAGTTGAGCCTGGTATTGCAGGACTCTGTGATTGAATATCCCTGGGACAAGCAGTTATTTGAGAAGCGCCGGTTATTACGCAGTATTATTCAAAACCCGGATGCCATGGTGGAGCGGCGTTTTGTTTTATGTATCGAATCCAGCATAGGGGCCGAAGCGCTGGCGCAAATAGCTCCCCAGGCGGTGACCCTGGCGGGGAACAGCAATATCGTCGAGTTGGTGCGAAATGCCATGTCCGGCGTTGAACTTAAGCACCTGGCCGTCGCCCCTCATGAGCTTAAACCGAAATCAACCGCGGCGTATTTTGAGATCAATAGTCATAATGAGCTGTGGCAGGATATGCTGGCGAAGGGTGAAATGCTCAATATGCATATAGACATCAGGATCCCTGACTTGGAGGTGATACTGTATGCCTTATAGGAATAATATAATAGTCGCGGGATGCATAATGGCTCCCATTAGGCAGGTAGACATCAGGATCCCTGACTTGGAGGTGATACTGTATGCCTTATAGGAATAATATAATAGTCGCGGGATGCATAATGGCTCTCATTAGGCAGGCAGACATCCGAATCCCGGATCTGGAAGTCATACTCTATGCGCTTTAAAACCCGGTGTTGTGCGCAAAAATTTAAATAAAGTTATGGAAGAATAAAGATAAAAAATAATGGCTGAATTTACCCAACCGGAGCAAGAGCCGGTCACTGTCCCTATCGACTTTAGCGATACCGTACTCAGGGAAGAACTGCATTTCGATTATGCGGATAACCCCCTGTATAACGTCAGTGTGCCTCTGCTTTCCGTTATCTTAACTTTGCCCCGGTTGCCTAAACCGGAAAATATCGAGCAATTTCGCCAGCAGCTTAAACGTGATGTGGTGGCGCTGAGCGAAGCGGGTAAAAAGCTCGATTATCCTTCTGCGGTGATCGACAAGTTATGCTGCCTGCACTGTATTGTTATCGATGAGTTTATTATTCACGGCCTTTGGGGTTATGATGCCGGCTGGGAAAACAATACTTTGTTAAGCGAGCTGTTTTCCATGAAAAATGGCGGTGAGTTATTTTTCACCGTGGCGGAAAAGGCGATGCTGCAGCCGGCGAAAATGGCGGATCTGCTGGAAATTATTTATGTCTTTCTGCAAATGGGCTTTAAGGGGCGCTACCGCTCACGGCAAACGGATCGCCTCGGGCTGATCATCAAGGAAATCGCCGGTGCAATTAAAGTAAAGATAAACAAAGCCAATGTGTTAATTGAAGATATTCCGCAGGTGAAGTACCGCTCGCTGCGCAGCGGCGTACATTATTTTTCCCTGACCTTGCTGATTTTCTTTTTGCTCGGGCTGGCGACCGCCTTTGTCGATTATTGGTATGAACAAAATTATCCCTTAAGGGCGGCAGCTTTTCTTGACCTGGATAAGCTGACTTCCCGTTATGTGCTTAATGCCAAAAGCGAAGATATTGTTTATGTCAGCACCAATGAAGATGTCCATGCCATACATAATTTAACCGCGCCCCATAGCGAGCGGGAAAAAGCGCCGGCGGTGCCAGTTGAGCAAAGCACACCGGAAAAAACTGTACCGCAAGCAATAGCACCTGAAAAAATACCGGTAAAAAAACTGCCGCAAAAAGTGGTGCCTGAGCCCGCGACCCCGCCTCCGGTGTCCGCCGCAATAACCGGCTCGGTGGAACCTGTGCCGGGGGACAAGGTTCAGGAGCAGTCTCCGGTGGTTTCTGCATACCGGGTGCAGCTGGCGTCTTTTTCCAGTAAGAAAAATGCCGAAAAATACCTGCCCAGGTTTCAGGCCAGTGTCTATCCCGTCGGCTTAATGGCGGTGGGCAAATATTTTATCCTCTATAGCAATGCCGACAACTGGCAGGCGGTGAAACAACAACAAAGCTACTTTGACAATGAGTATCAGCTCGCGGTGAGTGTGATTGCGACCAAAAAAGCGGAGCCGGCACTATGATGACTTTTACCCTCACCAAAAAACACCTGATCGGATTTATTCTCGGCTTTTTGTTTACGGTTTTTGCCTTTGCCTGGTGGTTTGTCAGCAGCTATGCCTGGGTGTTTGCCCTGGCAGCCGGGCTGATCCTGGTGGTTTCTCTGGTATTGTGGTTTTTTAACCGCGATGAGGCGGAAACGAAACGGCAAAAACAGCTGGAAAAACAAGATTTGCAGCTGGTGAAAAAGCTCTTTTCCCGCTTTACCCAGGAATTAAAAGACAGGGGCCAGATCCGGCAAAAATACCGCCTGCCCTGGTACCTGTACATCAGCCACGATATGGCCGCCGATAAGGCCTTGCTCGGCCAGATGGGCTTTAGAAACTCTAATGTCGTCAATGCTGCCGATGTTTTACCGGTGCAGATCTGGTTAAAAAGCGATGCGGTTATGCTGACGGTACAGGTGTCATCCAGCGACAGCCGCTCCCTTAACTGCTTAAAATTGCTGTTAAAAGAGGCAAGAAAGTTTCGTTCGCGCCAGACCCTCAACGGCATCATAACCGGACAGTCACTGGAAACCCTGATAGCCAATAACAGCAGCTCCTGTCTGCAGCTGGCGGGCAATACCCGGCTGGCGATCGATGAAGCCCAGGTGATCTGCGGCCAGCACCTGCCGGTGTATTGTTTGTTTAACCAGATGTCGGGACTGGCGGATCTGTGTCAGTTTTTTGCTTCCCTGGATGAAGCCGAGCTCGATGGCGCCTTTGGCGCCATGAATGTCGACAAAAAATACCAGGGACATTATGACGGCGACTGGTTTGACAGTGCCTATGAAGATTTAAGCCGGCGTTTAGGCCAGGCGGTGTTGTCGGCACTGGACAGCCAGCTTAATGAAAATTTCCGCCGCTCCGTGGTGGCGGCGCCGCTGCAATTTACCCAGTTAAAGCGGGATATAGGTTTTTATCTTGAGCAACTCTTTACCAGTAAAAACTCCCCCGAGCAGTATTTGTTCCGCGGTTTCTTTTTTACCAATACAGAGCAGCACCTCAGCGTTGCCGATCCCCTGACCAAGCAGGTGGCTTATCAGTTAGGTTTCAATGAAATGCTTGCCCCAGAAGGGGTTAAATTACCCCATAGCATGTTTGTCAGCCGCCTGTTTAATAAATTTATCCGTCCGGAAGCCGGGGTTGCCGGCGTCAATAAAAGGCGCCGCCGCCTGTTCTGGTTTTTCCAGGGCAGCTATGCCTTTATGATTTTTGCCCTGGCGATCACCCTGGCGTTTTTGTTAAAGGCGAACTTTGACTACCATAGCGAGCTGAATATCCAGGTGAACAAACAGCTGCTTAACTATAAAAGCGCCATCCGCCAGACCCCTTACGATATCGAGGATTTGGCGGTGAATGTCACCAACCTGAGGCAGCTTCGTGATATTTATATGTTATATCAGCAGGATACCCCGGTTTATATTAATGAACAGATCCCGGGTCCCGGCATTGGCGATGCGGTGAAGCAAGCTTATCATCAGGCATTAAGCAATATTCTGTTGCCGTCGCTGGTGCGTTACCTGGAAGAAGAGCTGTT
Protein-coding sequences here:
- the tssK gene encoding type VI secretion system baseplate subunit TssK; translated protein: MEQLKQVVWKEGIFISPQHFQQQALHFKSYIHNYASTVGYTNHYGLGDITVNTDLLKIGKIAITSCFGLFPDGHYFHLDEEIVLDVPQDAVKKTVYLLLPLALQGALAYGQESAQASRYLCQTMTSYNNTSSESDSLEIEVARDNIGLSIGKSDMSGFVSFPIARILETRETGEVVFDSSFVPACIHFQASVYLSDKVKMLQSLLQNRAEEVHKRIALGQENKSEQTLYKDYLWLQTLNRWLPWAEWIQHDMQYPTHQLYRDLTTLSADLAALMPRLPEAFKPLQYDQLYQVFSPIFLMLRNQLSLVLQDSVIEYPWDKQLFEKRRLLRSIIQNPDAMVERRFVLCIESSIGAEALAQIAPQAVTLAGNSNIVELVRNAMSGVELKHLAVAPHELKPKSTAAYFEINSHNELWQDMLAKGEMLNMHIDIRIPDLEVILYAL
- the icmH gene encoding type IVB secretion system protein IcmH/DotU, which gives rise to MAEFTQPEQEPVTVPIDFSDTVLREELHFDYADNPLYNVSVPLLSVILTLPRLPKPENIEQFRQQLKRDVVALSEAGKKLDYPSAVIDKLCCLHCIVIDEFIIHGLWGYDAGWENNTLLSELFSMKNGGELFFTVAEKAMLQPAKMADLLEIIYVFLQMGFKGRYRSRQTDRLGLIIKEIAGAIKVKINKANVLIEDIPQVKYRSLRSGVHYFSLTLLIFFLLGLATAFVDYWYEQNYPLRAAAFLDLDKLTSRYVLNAKSEDIVYVSTNEDVHAIHNLTAPHSEREKAPAVPVEQSTPEKTVPQAIAPEKIPVKKLPQKVVPEPATPPPVSAAITGSVEPVPGDKVQEQSPVVSAYRVQLASFSSKKNAEKYLPRFQASVYPVGLMAVGKYFILYSNADNWQAVKQQQSYFDNEYQLAVSVIATKKAEPAL